In the genome of Solidesulfovibrio sp., one region contains:
- a CDS encoding ATP-binding protein, protein MKLSLKVLRRQQTYNAFVANEAIEDYSLRYAANSFRRWPEWLLANTALGGTSFLALEAIGALLIIDYGFTNSTLAILTVASVILLTGLPIAYYTSRYNVDIDLLTRGAGFGYLGSTITSLIYASYTIIFFAIEAAIMAKALQLGLGMPVAAGYLLSSIIIIPLVFYGITVINGLQLYTQPIWIGLSILPFLYILDKNPDAVAIWTHFAGIGHRSNVFDPLLYGSAMSVGFSLIAQIGEQVDYLRFLPDKTPKNRSRWWLALVSAGPGWIVPGGLKLLCGSFLAVYCISRIGYSRAGATDPVLLYHLGFGQVFADPRMALAVTVLFVIVCQVKINVTNAYAGSLAWSNFFSRISHSHPGRAIWILLNIVLAILIMQFGLLYILNSILLVYAMFAMAWIGAIFADLAILKPLGVSPAHIEFKRANLYNLNPVGFGAMTLGFAAALLGHFGLFGVYIKAFSVPAALVVSIAAALAIAALTKGRYYLARKVAPLDAGLSITCTSCNKDYEAADIVLCPAYGEYVCSLCCSLDSVCKGICKRPRAAETLSRQGASPPHVSPHLWRRLKIFGVYFGSATGVLTVVFALIYAYFAMTLGNGVPVGVFLTLFAFVLVVTGMWTWWFSLIQEYRLHAEDELDKYIQELENEGKRRQAISAALEETEQLQRLILENATIGIAYVKNDYIIWKNKQFSIHSGIEKDRLDCCLHASMLFNDEVLYDKLIQDAQASPGNRKKFTLALPSSNGQNRGRWSILSINAVNPGCLRDGSIWLLNDITEHKLAEENLRMSEDRLRELNENLETQVRHRTEELKKSYESIRQADKMASLGILVSGMAHEINNPISFIMLNSGIIQDVWHDVVKLMDERYGTSPELWIGRMPYASARTGIEKLLKGIHQGAVRVSGIVRNLKEYAKQTPLDMTGDVDLNKALATSLELLANGLRKATSDLRVDKGADLPLFKGDMLRIEQVLINLIQNAYQSLRTRSATIHIRTFQEEDSVVFEINDQGCGISREALEHVLDPFFTTKRDSGGTGLGLSVSAGIVKEHGGTLAIESVPGKGTRVVLTFPAAAR, encoded by the coding sequence ATGAAGCTTTCTCTCAAAGTCCTCAGGCGGCAACAGACCTATAATGCCTTTGTCGCCAACGAAGCCATTGAGGACTATTCCCTACGCTACGCCGCCAATTCGTTTCGGCGCTGGCCGGAATGGCTCCTGGCCAACACGGCCCTGGGCGGGACCTCGTTTTTGGCCCTGGAGGCCATCGGCGCCCTGCTGATCATCGATTACGGCTTCACCAACTCGACCCTGGCCATTCTCACCGTGGCCTCGGTCATCCTCCTCACCGGCCTGCCGATCGCCTACTACACGTCCCGCTACAATGTGGACATCGACCTCCTCACCCGGGGCGCGGGCTTCGGCTATCTCGGCTCGACCATCACCTCCCTGATCTATGCCTCCTACACCATCATCTTTTTCGCCATCGAGGCGGCCATCATGGCCAAGGCCCTGCAACTGGGGCTCGGCATGCCGGTGGCCGCCGGCTATCTGCTAAGTTCGATCATCATCATCCCCCTGGTCTTTTACGGCATCACCGTCATCAACGGCTTGCAACTCTATACACAGCCGATCTGGATCGGCCTTTCGATCCTGCCCTTCCTGTACATCCTGGACAAGAATCCCGATGCCGTCGCCATCTGGACGCATTTCGCCGGCATCGGTCACCGGTCCAACGTCTTCGATCCCTTGCTTTACGGCAGCGCCATGTCCGTGGGCTTTTCCCTGATCGCCCAGATCGGGGAGCAGGTGGACTACCTGCGGTTCCTGCCGGACAAGACACCGAAGAACAGGTCCCGCTGGTGGTTGGCCCTGGTCAGCGCCGGCCCGGGCTGGATCGTCCCCGGCGGCCTCAAGCTCCTGTGCGGCTCGTTTCTGGCCGTCTATTGCATCAGCCGGATCGGCTATTCCCGGGCCGGAGCCACCGATCCCGTACTCCTCTATCACCTCGGCTTCGGCCAGGTCTTCGCCGATCCCCGGATGGCCCTGGCTGTCACCGTCCTGTTCGTTATCGTCTGCCAGGTAAAGATCAACGTCACCAATGCCTATGCCGGCTCCCTGGCCTGGTCCAACTTCTTTTCCCGCATTTCCCACAGCCACCCCGGACGGGCCATCTGGATCCTCCTCAACATCGTCCTGGCCATCCTCATCATGCAATTCGGCCTGCTCTACATCCTCAATTCCATCCTGCTCGTTTACGCCATGTTCGCCATGGCCTGGATCGGCGCAATATTCGCCGACTTGGCCATCCTGAAACCCCTCGGCGTCAGTCCGGCCCATATCGAATTCAAACGGGCCAACCTGTACAACCTCAACCCCGTCGGATTCGGGGCCATGACCCTCGGCTTCGCCGCGGCCCTCCTGGGCCATTTCGGCCTGTTCGGCGTATATATCAAGGCGTTCTCAGTCCCTGCCGCCCTGGTCGTGTCCATCGCCGCCGCCCTGGCCATCGCCGCCTTGACCAAGGGCCGCTACTACCTGGCCCGTAAGGTCGCCCCCTTGGACGCCGGGCTGAGTATCACCTGCACCTCCTGCAACAAGGACTACGAAGCGGCGGACATCGTCCTTTGTCCGGCTTACGGCGAATACGTCTGCTCGCTGTGCTGCTCCCTGGACAGCGTCTGCAAGGGCATCTGCAAGCGGCCCCGCGCCGCCGAAACCTTGTCGCGCCAGGGCGCCTCCCCCCCCCATGTCTCTCCCCACCTCTGGCGCAGGCTGAAAATTTTCGGCGTCTACTTCGGCAGCGCCACCGGCGTGCTGACGGTCGTGTTCGCCCTGATCTACGCCTATTTCGCCATGACTCTAGGCAACGGTGTGCCAGTGGGCGTCTTCCTGACGCTTTTCGCCTTCGTCCTGGTGGTCACCGGCATGTGGACCTGGTGGTTCTCGCTCATCCAGGAGTACCGGCTTCACGCTGAGGACGAACTGGACAAGTACATCCAGGAACTTGAGAACGAAGGCAAAAGGCGACAGGCCATCAGCGCCGCCCTGGAAGAGACCGAGCAGCTGCAACGGCTCATCCTGGAGAATGCGACTATCGGCATCGCCTATGTAAAAAATGACTATATCATATGGAAAAACAAACAATTCTCAATTCATAGCGGCATCGAGAAAGACCGGCTGGACTGTTGCCTCCACGCTAGTATGCTCTTTAACGACGAGGTGCTGTACGACAAGCTCATCCAGGATGCCCAGGCCAGCCCCGGCAACAGAAAGAAATTCACCCTTGCTCTGCCTAGCTCGAACGGCCAGAACCGCGGCCGCTGGTCCATCCTGTCCATCAACGCCGTGAATCCGGGTTGCCTCAGAGACGGATCCATCTGGCTGCTCAACGACATCACCGAACACAAGCTGGCCGAAGAGAACCTGCGTATGAGCGAGGACCGTCTCCGGGAACTCAATGAGAACCTTGAAACCCAGGTGCGCCATCGTACCGAGGAGCTGAAAAAGAGCTACGAATCCATCCGGCAGGCGGACAAGATGGCCTCGCTCGGCATCCTCGTCTCGGGCATGGCCCACGAGATCAACAATCCCATCAGTTTCATCATGCTCAATTCGGGTATCATCCAGGATGTCTGGCACGATGTCGTCAAACTCATGGACGAACGCTACGGTACCTCGCCGGAGCTTTGGATAGGCCGGATGCCCTACGCCTCGGCGCGTACGGGCATCGAAAAACTCCTCAAAGGCATCCACCAGGGGGCCGTGCGTGTCTCGGGCATCGTGCGCAACCTGAAGGAATACGCCAAGCAGACGCCGCTGGACATGACCGGGGATGTGGACCTCAATAAAGCCCTGGCCACCTCCCTGGAACTGTTGGCCAACGGGCTGCGCAAGGCGACCAGCGACCTGCGGGTCGACAAAGGGGCGGACCTGCCGCTTTTCAAGGGCGACATGCTGCGCATCGAGCAGGTGCTCATCAACCTCATCCAGAACGCCTACCAGTCCTTGCGCACCCGCTCCGCGACGATTCACATCCGGACCTTTCAGGAGGAGGATTCCGTCGTCTTCGAAATCAACGACCAGGGGTGCGGCATTTCCCGGGAAGCTCTCGAACACGTGCTCGATCCCTTCTTCACCACCAAAAGGGACAGCGGCGGCACCGGGCTCGGGCTTTCGGTCTCGGCCGGCATCGTCAAGGAGCACGGAGGGACACTGGCCATTGAATCCGTCCCCGGGAAGGGCACCCGCGTGGTGCTGACCTTTCCCGCCGCCGCGCGCTAA